In one window of Duganella dendranthematis DNA:
- the hemN gene encoding oxygen-independent coproporphyrinogen III oxidase: MNTPFPPVEFDAAIITKLSQSGPRYTSYPTADRFQGDFGYSQFLEAVAGLRMRRSRRPLSLYIHIPFCDTVCYYCGCNKIVTKDHSKAAVYLGYLKQEIDMQGRLFDGMGQIEQLHFGGGTPTYLSDRQMGDLMAHLHANFDFADDAHGEYSIEIDPRTVSVERVHSLRAQGFNRISLGVQDFDPDVQKAVNRIQPEAETRAVMDAARAAGYRSISIDLIYGLPKQTMASMTQTLDKVIDASPDRIALYNYAHLPHIFKPQRRIADADMPTPAVKLELLAMCIQRLCDAGYIYIGMDHFAKPDDELAVAQRQGRLQRNFQGYSTRAESELISCGVSAISAVGATYSQNEKTLDAYYAKLDDGVLPITRGIKMDNDDLLRRMVIGKLMCNFELSLSSIEQGFPIKFRQYFAAELQKLKAFEDDGLLTVDDEWISVTPKGRLLIRNICMVFDRYLGVAQDIAPQPLRYSKTI; encoded by the coding sequence ATGAATACGCCTTTCCCACCCGTTGAATTTGACGCCGCCATCATCACCAAGCTCAGTCAGTCGGGACCGCGCTACACCTCCTATCCGACTGCGGACCGCTTCCAAGGCGACTTCGGTTACAGCCAGTTCCTGGAAGCAGTGGCCGGCCTGCGTATGCGCCGCAGTCGCCGGCCCTTGTCGCTGTATATCCACATTCCGTTCTGCGATACGGTCTGCTACTACTGCGGCTGCAACAAGATCGTCACCAAGGATCACAGCAAGGCCGCTGTCTATCTCGGCTACCTGAAGCAGGAAATCGATATGCAGGGCCGCCTGTTCGACGGCATGGGCCAGATCGAGCAGCTGCACTTCGGCGGCGGCACGCCGACCTATTTGAGCGACAGGCAGATGGGCGACCTGATGGCGCACCTGCACGCCAACTTCGATTTCGCCGACGATGCGCACGGCGAGTATTCAATCGAGATCGATCCGCGCACGGTCAGCGTGGAGCGCGTGCACAGCCTGCGCGCGCAGGGCTTCAACCGCATCAGCCTGGGCGTGCAGGATTTCGATCCAGACGTGCAGAAGGCCGTCAACCGCATCCAGCCGGAAGCCGAAACCCGCGCCGTGATGGACGCCGCCCGCGCCGCCGGCTACCGCTCGATCAGCATCGACCTGATTTACGGCCTGCCGAAGCAGACCATGGCCAGCATGACGCAAACGCTGGACAAGGTGATCGACGCCTCGCCCGACCGCATCGCGCTGTACAACTACGCGCACCTGCCGCACATCTTCAAGCCGCAGCGCCGCATCGCCGACGCCGACATGCCAACGCCGGCGGTCAAGCTGGAGCTACTGGCGATGTGCATCCAGCGCCTGTGCGACGCCGGCTACATCTACATCGGCATGGACCATTTCGCCAAGCCGGACGACGAACTGGCCGTGGCCCAGCGCCAGGGCCGTTTGCAGCGCAACTTCCAGGGCTATTCCACGCGCGCCGAATCGGAGCTGATTTCGTGCGGCGTTTCGGCCATCAGCGCGGTCGGCGCCACCTACAGCCAGAACGAGAAAACGCTGGACGCGTACTACGCCAAGCTGGATGACGGCGTACTGCCGATCACGCGCGGCATCAAGATGGATAACGACGACCTGCTGCGCCGCATGGTGATCGGCAAGTTGATGTGCAATTTCGAGTTGTCGCTGTCGTCGATCGAACAGGGCTTTCCGATCAAGTTCCGCCAGTATTTTGCGGCGGAGCTGCAGAAGCTGAAGGCGTTTGAAGATGACGGCCTGCTGACCGTCGATGACGAATGGATTTCGGTGACGCCGAAAGGCCGTCTGCTGATCCGCAATATCTGCATGGTGTTTGACCGTTACCTGGGCGTGGCGCAGGACATCGCGCCGCAACCGCTGCGCTACTCGAAGACCATCTGA
- the ccoN gene encoding cytochrome-c oxidase, cbb3-type subunit I, with product MDQHYNYKVVKQFTIATVVWGVVGMLVGVIIAAQLAWPALNLDIPWLTYGRLRPLHTNAVIFAFGICGLFATSYYVVQRTCQVRLFSDKLAAFTFWGWQAVILSAVVTLPMGLTRGKEYAELEWPISILIALVWVSYAVVFFGTLIKRKVKHIYVANWFFAAYIIAVTILHVVNGMSMPASLFKSYSVYAGVQDAMIQWWYGHNAVGFILTAGYLGMVYYFIPKQAERPVYSYRLSIVHFWALIFTYMWAGPHHLHYTALPDWTQSVGMVFSLVLLAPSWGGMINGMMTLSGAWHKLRTDPILKFMIVSLSFYGIATFEGPMMSIKTINSLSHYTDWTIAHVHGGALGWVGFITMGSIYYIIPRVAGHQKMYSTRLIDLHFWVATIGVVLYIAAMWIAGVMQGLMWRAVNPDGTLTYTFAESVKATYPYYVVRFAGGLLYLSGMCVMAYNTWMTLRNTKTAVAPIPAVNAAHA from the coding sequence TTGGATCAACACTATAACTACAAGGTCGTGAAGCAGTTCACGATTGCGACCGTAGTCTGGGGCGTCGTGGGCATGCTGGTCGGCGTCATCATCGCCGCGCAGCTGGCCTGGCCGGCGCTGAATCTGGACATTCCATGGCTGACTTATGGCCGTCTGCGTCCGCTGCATACCAACGCGGTGATTTTTGCGTTTGGTATCTGCGGCCTGTTTGCTACCTCGTATTACGTGGTACAACGCACCTGCCAGGTGCGCCTGTTTTCCGACAAATTAGCGGCCTTCACCTTCTGGGGCTGGCAGGCCGTGATCCTGAGCGCGGTCGTCACGCTGCCGATGGGTCTGACCCGCGGCAAGGAATACGCCGAGCTGGAATGGCCGATTTCCATCCTGATCGCGCTGGTGTGGGTGTCGTACGCCGTGGTGTTCTTCGGCACGCTGATCAAGCGCAAGGTCAAGCACATCTACGTCGCCAACTGGTTCTTCGCTGCCTACATCATCGCCGTGACGATTCTGCACGTGGTCAACGGCATGTCGATGCCGGCCTCGCTGTTCAAGTCGTACTCGGTCTACGCCGGCGTGCAGGACGCGATGATCCAGTGGTGGTACGGCCATAACGCGGTGGGCTTCATCCTGACCGCCGGCTACTTGGGCATGGTCTACTACTTCATTCCGAAGCAGGCCGAACGTCCGGTGTACTCGTACCGCCTGTCGATCGTGCACTTCTGGGCGCTGATCTTCACCTATATGTGGGCCGGTCCGCACCACCTGCACTACACCGCGCTGCCGGACTGGACACAATCGGTCGGCATGGTGTTCTCGCTGGTGCTGCTGGCGCCAAGCTGGGGTGGCATGATCAACGGCATGATGACCTTGTCGGGCGCCTGGCACAAGCTGCGCACCGACCCGATCCTGAAGTTCATGATCGTCTCGCTGTCGTTCTACGGCATCGCCACCTTCGAAGGTCCGATGATGTCGATCAAGACCATCAACTCGCTGTCGCACTACACCGACTGGACCATCGCCCACGTGCACGGTGGCGCACTCGGCTGGGTCGGCTTCATCACCATGGGTTCGATCTACTACATCATCCCGCGCGTCGCCGGCCACCAGAAGATGTATTCGACCAGGCTGATCGACCTGCACTTCTGGGTCGCCACCATCGGCGTGGTGCTGTACATCGCCGCCATGTGGATCGCCGGCGTGATGCAGGGCCTGATGTGGCGCGCGGTCAATCCGGACGGCACGCTGACCTACACCTTTGCGGAAAGCGTCAAGGCCACCTATCCGTACTACGTGGTGCGCTTCGCCGGCGGCTTGCTGTACCTGAGCGGCATGTGCGTGATGGCCTACAACACCTGGATGACCTTGCGTAACACCAAGACTGCGGTCGCGCCGATTCCGGCGGTCAACGCGGCCCACGCCTGA
- a CDS encoding methyl-accepting chemotaxis protein, which translates to MRNNQPVTNREVEVLDDQAIVSKTDLNGNITYVNPYFTQISGFDEEELLGAPQNIVRHPDMPAEAFADLWASLKDGTPWTGFVKNRCKNGDHYWVRANITPIRENGKTIGYMSVRVKAERHQIAKAEQAYRAIRTETNHNIRIKNGQVIHPGFANLLSRLSHVSLGFRIWAATSVVNVLQVLVCAAALMNGHAANSYGIFAATFLGLLINVFLWYTLRVSVLQPLDRALHGARQIAAGDLSGSFDTEATDEVGQLLRALQQMNSNLIATIRDVRVNVETMAVATRQIAAGNADLSGRTEAQAASLEETASSVEQFSSTVKQNADNSEQANKLAQNASDVAVQGGVIVADVIATMDEINNSSRKIVDIIGLIEGIAFQTNILALNAAVEAARAGEQGRGFAVVAGEVRNLAQRSATAAKDIKNLIDVSVGKVSAGMVQVDRAGATMKQVVASVQQVTAIMREISVASHEQSIGVDQVNSAIAHMDQVTQQNAALVEEAAAATASLALEAGGLTQAVSLFKFGPVRTARSARPAAPQSSTVKRLAA; encoded by the coding sequence ATGCGCAACAACCAACCAGTCACCAACCGCGAAGTAGAAGTGTTGGACGACCAGGCCATCGTGTCGAAAACTGACCTGAACGGCAACATCACTTATGTGAATCCTTACTTCACGCAAATCAGCGGCTTTGACGAGGAAGAGCTGTTGGGCGCTCCGCAAAACATCGTGCGCCATCCCGACATGCCGGCCGAAGCCTTCGCCGACCTGTGGGCCTCGCTCAAGGATGGCACGCCGTGGACCGGTTTCGTCAAGAACCGCTGCAAGAACGGCGACCATTACTGGGTCCGCGCCAACATCACGCCAATCCGTGAAAACGGCAAGACCATCGGCTATATGTCGGTGCGCGTCAAAGCCGAGCGCCACCAGATCGCCAAGGCCGAACAGGCCTACCGCGCGATCCGCACCGAAACCAATCACAACATCCGCATCAAGAACGGCCAGGTGATTCATCCGGGCTTCGCCAATCTGCTGTCGCGCCTGAGCCACGTGTCGCTCGGTTTCCGCATCTGGGCCGCCACCAGCGTGGTCAACGTGTTGCAGGTGCTGGTGTGCGCCGCCGCGCTGATGAACGGCCATGCCGCCAACAGCTACGGCATCTTTGCCGCCACCTTCCTCGGCCTGCTGATCAACGTCTTCCTGTGGTACACGCTGCGCGTCTCGGTGCTGCAACCGCTGGACCGTGCGCTGCACGGCGCGCGCCAGATCGCCGCCGGCGACCTGTCCGGCAGCTTCGACACCGAAGCCACCGACGAAGTGGGCCAGCTGCTGCGCGCCTTGCAGCAAATGAACAGCAACCTGATCGCCACCATCCGCGACGTCCGCGTCAACGTTGAAACCATGGCCGTGGCCACTCGCCAGATCGCCGCCGGCAATGCCGACTTGTCCGGCCGCACCGAAGCGCAAGCCGCCAGCCTGGAAGAAACCGCGTCGAGCGTCGAGCAGTTCTCGTCCACCGTCAAGCAGAACGCCGACAACTCCGAGCAAGCCAACAAGCTGGCGCAAAACGCCTCCGACGTCGCGGTGCAGGGCGGCGTGATCGTGGCCGACGTCATCGCCACCATGGACGAAATCAACAACTCGTCGCGCAAGATCGTCGACATCATCGGCCTGATCGAAGGCATCGCCTTCCAGACCAACATCCTGGCGCTGAACGCCGCCGTGGAAGCGGCCCGTGCCGGTGAACAAGGCCGTGGCTTCGCGGTGGTCGCCGGCGAAGTGCGCAACCTGGCCCAGCGCAGCGCCACCGCCGCCAAGGACATCAAGAACCTGATCGACGTCTCGGTCGGCAAGGTCAGCGCCGGCATGGTGCAGGTCGACCGCGCCGGCGCCACCATGAAGCAAGTGGTGGCCTCGGTGCAGCAAGTCACCGCCATCATGCGCGAAATCTCGGTCGCCTCGCACGAACAGAGTATCGGCGTCGACCAGGTCAACTCGGCCATCGCCCACATGGACCAGGTCACGCAGCAGAACGCCGCGCTGGTCGAAGAGGCAGCCGCCGCCACCGCCAGCCTGGCGCTGGAAGCGGGCGGCCTGACACAAGCGGTCAGCCTGTTCAAGTTTGGTCCGGTCCGCACTGCACGCAGCGCCCGCCCGGCCGCGCCACAGTCATCCACCGTGAAACGCCTCGCAGCATAA
- a CDS encoding sulfite exporter TauE/SafE family protein — MNAAQLLPVFVVGLAGSIHCVGMCGGIVTAMSATVRSSRTVIPAHAGIHAEYPLRRSMGSRVRGNDVSLVLAYNAGRISSYMLAGGLAGGLASGARNMAAVAGIQLGLYWLANLMLVALGLYLMNAWRGLAVLEQGGRVLWQRAQPLIAPAMKTLMPADTAPKSCALGALWGWLPCGMVYSVLTTALLSGSAADGAALMLAFGLGTLPMLTGLGMLGARLQQAMQRRQVRIACGLLVLAFGVLGLARAAGGVTPEWMEMLCLTPHP; from the coding sequence ATGAACGCCGCACAGCTACTGCCAGTGTTTGTAGTCGGCCTGGCCGGCAGCATCCACTGCGTTGGCATGTGCGGCGGGATTGTGACGGCAATGTCGGCCACCGTGCGCAGCTCCCGCACCGTCATTCCGGCGCACGCGGGAATCCATGCCGAGTATCCGCTCAGGCGTTCCATGGGTTCCCGCGTGCGCGGGAACGACGTGTCGCTGGTACTCGCCTACAACGCCGGCCGCATCAGCAGCTACATGCTGGCTGGCGGCTTGGCCGGCGGCCTGGCCAGCGGCGCCCGCAACATGGCAGCGGTGGCCGGCATCCAACTCGGCCTCTACTGGCTGGCCAACCTGATGCTGGTCGCCCTCGGCCTCTACCTGATGAATGCCTGGCGCGGCCTGGCGGTACTGGAGCAGGGCGGCCGCGTACTGTGGCAGCGCGCCCAGCCGCTGATCGCCCCCGCCATGAAAACCCTGATGCCAGCCGACACCGCGCCAAAGTCCTGCGCCCTCGGCGCGCTCTGGGGCTGGCTCCCCTGCGGCATGGTCTACAGCGTGCTGACCACCGCCCTGCTCAGCGGCTCGGCCGCCGACGGCGCCGCGCTGATGCTGGCCTTCGGCCTCGGCACGCTGCCGATGCTGACCGGCCTCGGAATGCTCGGCGCGCGTCTGCAACAAGCCATGCAGCGCCGCCAGGTCCGCATCGCCTGCGGCCTGCTGGTGCTGGCCTTCGGCGTCCTCGGGCTTGCCCGCGCAGCGGGAGGCGTCACGCCCGAATGGATGGAAATGCTATGCCTCACACCACACCCTTGA
- a CDS encoding cbb3-type cytochrome oxidase subunit 3, which produces MDTLFDNASSVMTVISFITFAGILWWVYVHRKATDFTAAANLPFADDEEVHHG; this is translated from the coding sequence ATGGATACCCTGTTTGACAACGCCAGCAGCGTGATGACGGTGATTTCGTTCATCACTTTCGCCGGGATCCTGTGGTGGGTGTATGTGCACCGCAAGGCCACCGACTTCACCGCCGCAGCCAACCTGCCGTTTGCCGACGACGAGGAGGTGCACCATGGCTGA
- a CDS encoding heavy metal translocating P-type ATPase has translation MPHTTPLNALAPAPCFHCGQTLPDVVDNAWAVTIAGEPHTMCCPGCAAVAQTIVDLGQENYYRDRTAYAASADGAQQLPPELQLYDNADPRFALDEDSRESTFTVEGIRCAACVWLIENRLARVPGVDSAQLNVATEKLYVRWRSDQCQPGDILGALHTIGYAAYPYEADRHAGQQQRAAKTLGRQLFVAGLSMMQVMMYVAPSYLAHDDGTLDDSMASLMRWASLLLTMPAICYSALPFWRGAVTSLRARALGMDVPVALGIAAAFGASVIATFTGKGEVWFDSVTMFIFLLLCSRYLELRARRKAGAALERLQHALPASASLLENYPASRAATIVRAASLAVDNIILIKPGEAVAADSIIIEGRTSLDLSLLSGESIPVPKSTGDVIPGGAINAGSMILARVMRKAQDSTLSDLVKLINRAGGEKPHIALWADRVAAYFVAGLLLFALAAFSFWFWHDGSIARAWPIAIAVLVVSCPCALSLATPTALAAATDNLLRQGVLVTGPQTLETLHRTTHVVLDKTGTLTWGRPVLQGIQELGAMRADFCLQVAAALEAGSAHPLALAIISAADEAGRHNWSAVALTETAGCGLEGTVHNRRYRLGSAQFVAGIAGLAPERTVADGVTPIYLGVEGQWLACLQLHDGLRPDAQDTVDYFRRRGKTVVLVSGDDDVLARRVGDQLGIETTVGGYLPADKLNFVQQMQRRGCVVTMIGDGINDAAVLGAADVSFAMGSGAALAQAHADAVLLNGRLGAVADSARVAERTMRIIRQNLGWATVYNVVAIPAAAMGLLNPWLSGVGMALSSAVVVLNALRLRKAA, from the coding sequence ATGCCTCACACCACACCCTTGAACGCCCTGGCGCCAGCGCCGTGCTTCCACTGCGGCCAGACGCTGCCCGACGTGGTGGATAACGCCTGGGCAGTCACCATCGCTGGCGAACCGCACACCATGTGCTGCCCCGGCTGCGCGGCGGTGGCGCAAACCATCGTCGACCTGGGCCAGGAAAACTACTACCGCGACCGCACCGCCTACGCCGCCAGCGCCGACGGCGCGCAGCAGCTGCCGCCGGAACTGCAACTGTACGACAACGCCGACCCGCGCTTCGCGCTCGATGAAGACAGCCGCGAATCGACCTTCACGGTGGAAGGCATCCGCTGCGCCGCCTGCGTGTGGCTGATCGAAAACCGGCTGGCGCGCGTACCCGGCGTCGACAGCGCACAGCTCAACGTCGCCACCGAAAAACTCTACGTACGCTGGCGCAGTGACCAATGCCAGCCCGGCGACATCCTCGGCGCGCTGCACACCATCGGCTACGCCGCCTATCCCTACGAGGCCGACCGCCACGCCGGCCAGCAACAGCGCGCCGCCAAGACGCTGGGCCGCCAGCTGTTCGTCGCCGGCCTGTCGATGATGCAGGTGATGATGTACGTCGCTCCATCCTACCTGGCGCACGACGACGGTACGCTGGACGACAGCATGGCGTCGCTGATGCGCTGGGCCAGCCTGCTGCTGACGATGCCCGCGATCTGCTACTCGGCGCTGCCTTTCTGGCGCGGCGCCGTCACCAGCCTGCGCGCGCGCGCACTGGGCATGGACGTGCCGGTGGCCTTGGGCATCGCCGCCGCGTTTGGCGCCAGCGTCATCGCCACCTTCACCGGCAAGGGCGAGGTGTGGTTCGACTCGGTGACCATGTTCATTTTCCTGCTGCTGTGCAGCCGCTACCTGGAATTGCGCGCGCGCCGCAAGGCCGGTGCCGCATTGGAACGCTTGCAGCACGCGCTGCCGGCATCGGCCTCGCTGCTGGAGAACTATCCGGCCAGCCGCGCCGCCACCATCGTGCGCGCGGCGTCGCTGGCTGTGGATAACATCATACTTATCAAGCCCGGTGAGGCGGTGGCCGCCGACAGCATCATCATCGAAGGCCGCACCTCGCTCGACCTGTCGCTGTTGAGCGGCGAGAGCATACCGGTGCCGAAGAGCACCGGCGACGTCATTCCCGGCGGCGCCATCAACGCCGGCAGCATGATACTGGCGCGCGTGATGCGCAAGGCGCAGGACAGCACCTTGTCCGACCTGGTGAAACTGATCAACCGCGCCGGCGGCGAAAAGCCGCACATCGCGCTGTGGGCCGACCGCGTGGCCGCGTATTTCGTCGCAGGCCTGCTGCTGTTTGCGCTGGCCGCTTTCAGCTTCTGGTTCTGGCACGACGGCAGCATCGCGCGCGCCTGGCCGATTGCGATTGCGGTGCTGGTGGTGTCCTGTCCATGCGCGCTGTCGCTGGCCACGCCGACCGCATTGGCAGCGGCCACCGACAACCTGCTCAGGCAAGGCGTGCTGGTGACCGGCCCGCAAACGCTGGAGACCCTGCACCGCACCACCCACGTGGTGCTGGATAAAACCGGCACGCTGACCTGGGGCCGGCCGGTGCTGCAAGGAATACAGGAACTGGGCGCGATGCGCGCCGACTTTTGCCTGCAAGTGGCGGCCGCGCTGGAAGCCGGCAGTGCGCACCCGTTGGCGCTCGCCATCATCAGTGCCGCCGACGAAGCAGGGCGGCACAACTGGAGCGCCGTCGCGCTGACCGAAACCGCCGGCTGCGGCCTGGAAGGCACGGTGCACAATCGCCGCTACCGCTTGGGCAGCGCACAGTTCGTGGCCGGCATTGCCGGGCTGGCGCCGGAACGCACAGTGGCCGATGGCGTGACGCCGATCTATCTCGGCGTCGAAGGCCAGTGGCTGGCCTGCCTGCAGTTGCACGACGGCTTGCGGCCCGATGCGCAGGACACGGTCGACTACTTCCGCCGGCGCGGCAAGACGGTGGTGCTGGTCAGCGGCGACGATGACGTGCTGGCGCGCCGCGTCGGCGACCAGCTGGGCATCGAAACCACGGTCGGCGGCTACCTGCCGGCCGACAAACTCAATTTCGTGCAGCAGATGCAGCGGCGCGGCTGCGTGGTGACCATGATCGGCGACGGCATCAACGACGCCGCCGTGCTCGGCGCGGCCGACGTCTCGTTTGCCATGGGCAGCGGCGCCGCACTGGCGCAAGCGCACGCTGACGCGGTGCTGCTCAACGGCCGCCTTGGCGCGGTGGCGGACAGCGCGCGCGTGGCCGAGCGCACCATGCGCATCATCCGCCAGAATCTGGGCTGGGCCACGGTCTACAACGTGGTCGCCATTCCGGCGGCGGCGATGGGCTTGCTCAATCCGTGGTTGTCCGGCGTCGGCATGGCGCTCAGTTCGGCGGTGGTGGTGCTCAACGCGCTGCGGCTCAGAAAGGCCGCTTGA
- the ccoS gene encoding cbb3-type cytochrome oxidase assembly protein CcoS, which produces MEALYLLIPLSVVLVFVALWIFFRASDDGQFDDLVGPALRILQDDDKPPIDHK; this is translated from the coding sequence ATGGAGGCCCTGTACCTGCTCATTCCGCTCAGCGTGGTGCTGGTGTTCGTGGCGCTATGGATCTTCTTCCGCGCCTCGGACGACGGCCAGTTCGACGATCTGGTCGGCCCGGCCCTGCGCATCCTGCAAGACGACGACAAGCCGCCCATTGATCACAAGTGA
- the ccoO gene encoding cytochrome-c oxidase, cbb3-type subunit II, with protein sequence MKFSHEWIEKNPWLLIALVTLVISVGGAVEIVPLFFQKSTTEPVAGLKPYSPLRLAGRDIYIREGCYNCHSQMVRPLRAETERYGHYSVAGEFVYDHPFQWGSKRTGPDLARVGGRYSDEWHRDHLNNPRDVVPESNMPNYPWLSRNTLVPAEIQPKMRALRRTGVPYTDAEIAAAPEELKDKTEQDALIAYLQGLGTLIKTRN encoded by the coding sequence ATGAAATTTTCACATGAATGGATCGAGAAAAATCCCTGGCTGCTGATCGCGCTGGTGACGCTGGTGATCAGCGTCGGCGGCGCCGTCGAGATCGTGCCGCTGTTCTTCCAGAAGTCGACCACGGAGCCGGTGGCGGGGCTGAAGCCGTATTCGCCGCTGCGCCTGGCCGGCCGCGACATCTACATCCGCGAAGGCTGCTACAACTGCCACTCGCAGATGGTACGGCCGCTGCGCGCCGAGACCGAGCGCTACGGCCACTACTCGGTGGCCGGCGAGTTCGTCTACGACCACCCGTTCCAGTGGGGTTCCAAGCGCACTGGGCCCGACCTGGCGCGCGTGGGCGGCCGCTACTCCGACGAATGGCACCGCGACCACCTGAACAATCCGCGTGACGTGGTGCCGGAATCGAATATGCCGAACTACCCATGGCTGTCGAGGAACACGCTGGTGCCGGCCGAAATCCAGCCGAAGATGCGCGCGCTGCGCCGTACCGGCGTGCCGTACACCGACGCCGAGATCGCCGCCGCGCCGGAAGAGCTCAAGGACAAGACGGAACAAGACGCCCTGATCGCCTATCTGCAAGGCCTGGGCACCCTGATCAAAACGAGGAACTAG
- a CDS encoding DUF808 domain-containing protein → MAGSSLLALIDDIASILDDVALMSKVAAKKTAGVLGDDLALNAQQVAGVRAERELPVVWAVGVGSLKNKAILVPAALAISAFAPWAITPLLMVGGLYLCFEGFEKIAHSLFHSGDDEHKAELRTALANPEVDLVALEKEKIKGAVRTDFILSAEIIVIALGTVATAPFAQQVTVVVGIALVMTVGVYGLVAAIVKMDDAGLYLSQRGGAAVRALGRMLLSAAPVLMKLLGVVGTVAMFMVGGGILTHGLPFAHDIIHHATEAVAATPAVGGLLAVIVPSLLDAVAGLIAGGLALVVVNTIGKIVRLVKKPG, encoded by the coding sequence ATGGCCGGTTCCAGCCTGTTAGCCCTGATCGACGATATCGCCTCCATCCTCGACGACGTCGCCCTGATGAGCAAGGTGGCGGCCAAAAAAACCGCCGGCGTGCTGGGCGATGACCTGGCGCTCAACGCCCAGCAGGTGGCCGGCGTGCGCGCCGAGCGCGAATTGCCGGTGGTGTGGGCGGTCGGCGTCGGCTCGCTGAAGAACAAGGCCATCCTGGTGCCGGCGGCGCTGGCAATCAGCGCGTTTGCGCCTTGGGCCATCACGCCACTGCTGATGGTGGGCGGCCTGTACCTGTGCTTTGAAGGCTTCGAGAAAATCGCCCACAGCCTGTTCCATAGCGGCGACGACGAACACAAGGCCGAGCTACGCACGGCGCTGGCCAATCCCGAGGTCGACCTGGTGGCGCTGGAAAAAGAAAAAATCAAAGGCGCAGTGCGCACCGACTTTATCCTGTCGGCGGAAATCATCGTCATCGCGCTCGGCACGGTGGCGACCGCGCCGTTTGCGCAGCAGGTGACGGTGGTGGTCGGCATCGCGCTGGTGATGACGGTCGGCGTGTACGGCCTGGTGGCGGCCATCGTCAAGATGGACGACGCCGGCCTGTATCTAAGCCAGCGCGGCGGCGCGGCCGTGCGCGCGCTGGGCCGGATGCTCCTGTCGGCGGCGCCGGTGCTGATGAAATTGCTGGGCGTGGTCGGCACAGTGGCCATGTTCATGGTCGGCGGCGGCATCCTGACCCACGGCCTGCCATTCGCCCACGACATCATCCACCATGCCACCGAAGCCGTGGCCGCCACGCCTGCGGTGGGCGGACTGCTGGCCGTGATCGTCCCAAGCCTGCTGGACGCCGTCGCTGGCCTCATCGCTGGTGGCCTGGCGTTGGTGGTTGTCAACACGATCGGCAAGATCGTGCGCCTGGTCAAAAAGCCAGGCTGA
- the ccoP gene encoding cytochrome-c oxidase, cbb3-type subunit III, which produces MADFTNGFWDIYIAALTLLGIIGCGILLYSQSKVKVVKTDAGKIDTTGHVWDEDLTELNTPMPRWWMWLFYITIVFALAYLFLYPGLGSYAGKLGWKSSGQYQTELAKADAEYGPLFAKYQKQDLKTVAADPQAHAIGERLFLTYCAQCHGSDARGNKGFPNLTDKDWLFGGAPETIQETILHGRVGAMPPMGAAVGGDKEVEAVAHYVLSLSDSTHDPIKSVFGKEKFGACMACHGADAKGNQTLGAPNLTDKIWLFGGSVETIKETINKGRTTTMPAFADFLGEAKVHVLAAYVWSLSNNPAEVAAPAAVPADPPVAAEK; this is translated from the coding sequence ATGGCTGATTTCACCAACGGCTTCTGGGATATCTATATCGCCGCGCTGACCCTGCTGGGCATCATTGGCTGCGGCATCCTGCTGTACTCGCAATCGAAGGTCAAAGTCGTCAAGACCGACGCCGGCAAGATCGACACCACCGGCCACGTCTGGGACGAAGACCTGACCGAGCTGAACACGCCGATGCCGCGCTGGTGGATGTGGCTGTTCTACATCACCATCGTGTTCGCGCTGGCCTATTTGTTCCTGTATCCGGGCCTGGGCAGCTACGCCGGCAAGCTGGGCTGGAAATCCAGCGGCCAGTATCAGACGGAACTGGCCAAGGCCGATGCCGAATATGGTCCGCTGTTTGCCAAGTACCAGAAGCAGGACCTGAAAACCGTGGCGGCCGATCCGCAGGCGCACGCCATCGGCGAGCGCCTGTTCCTGACCTACTGCGCGCAGTGCCACGGCTCGGATGCGCGTGGCAACAAGGGCTTCCCGAATCTGACCGACAAGGACTGGCTGTTCGGCGGCGCGCCGGAAACCATCCAGGAAACCATCCTGCACGGCCGCGTCGGCGCCATGCCGCCGATGGGCGCCGCCGTCGGTGGCGACAAGGAAGTGGAAGCGGTCGCGCACTACGTGCTGAGCCTGTCCGACTCGACCCACGACCCGATCAAGTCGGTGTTCGGCAAGGAGAAGTTCGGCGCCTGCATGGCCTGCCACGGTGCCGACGCCAAGGGCAACCAGACACTGGGCGCGCCTAACCTGACCGACAAGATCTGGCTGTTCGGCGGCAGTGTGGAAACCATCAAGGAAACCATCAACAAAGGCCGCACCACCACCATGCCGGCGTTTGCCGACTTCCTCGGCGAAGCCAAGGTGCATGTGCTGGCGGCGTATGTGTGGAGCCTGTCGAACAATCCTGCCG